DNA sequence from the Raineyella sp. LH-20 genome:
GCCGACGTCGCGCGGTCGGACCGGTCAGACGATGGTGCCCCGGATCATGTCCGAAATGCCGGGGACGCCGTCGCGCACGACCGCGGTGGCGCGGGTGTAGACCGGAGCGTCCGGCTTCGTCACGTACGGCAGCACCTTGATCTCCTGGCGCAACTCAGCCTTGGTGTAGACCGTCTTCTGGTAGCCGCGGCGGGTGTTGGCCAGCTTGAGCCACGGGCTGGCGGCCATCCGGTTCCGGGCCGTCGCGTCCTGTTCCGAGCCGTCGCCACCGGAGGTGATCGAGGTCGCCATGAAGTCGGCCCCGACGACCGGGGAGTCCGCCTCGTCGAAGTTGACCAGCAGGTCGGAGGCCATGTTCCAGTGGCCGTTGCCGGCCATGTGGACGAAGTTGGTCACGCCGAGGTCGTGGACCTGGCTGAGCAGGTGGGTGCGATACCAGGCGTAGCCGTCCCACGGATCGTTGGGCACGTTGACGGCGTCCCCGGCGGCCGCGTCCTGCTGAGCCATCTGGACCGGGTCCGCCATCACGCGCCACCGCGCCGACCTGTCGGCCAGGCCGTTGAGCAGCCACTTCTCCTGGGCGGCGCCGAGCATGGTGCGGCCCGGGAGCCAGCGATCGGTCACGTTGGTCTTCGGATCGTTCTGGAAGGAGCGGTACTGGCGGGTGTCGACCATGTGCACGTCGGCGAGGCGGCCGAAGCGCAGGTGGCGGTACGCCTGCACGTCCGGCCCCACCGGACGCTGGGCCTTGCGGACCGGCAGGTTCTCGTACCAGGCCTGGAGGGCCCGAGCGCGGCGCGCCAGCCACACCTCGCGGTCCTGGTCGGCCTCCTTGTCGATCTCGGACCTGTCGGCGGCCCAGTTGTTCTCGACTTCATGGTCGTCGAAGACGCACATGAACGGAGCCGACCGGCGAGCCAGGATCAGGTCGGGATCGGCGTTGTACTGCCCGAAGCGGACGCGGTAGTCGGCCAGGTCCCAGATCTCCTTGAGCGGGGCGTGCGGGCGGCCGATGGTGCCCGCCGCGCCGCCCTCGTAGATGTAGTCACCCACGTGCAGGACGAGGTCGACCTGCTCGTCGGCGATGTGGCGGAAGGCGGTGAAGTAGCCCGCGGGAAGGTTCTGGCAGGTGGCCAGCACCGAGGTGAACGACGCGATATCGGCATCGGGTGCCGGCGCGGTCTTCGTACGACCCACCATGCTGACCTCGTTGCCCACGCGGAAGCGGTACCAGTACTCACGGCCTGGCTCCAGGCCGTCGACCTCGGCGTGCACCGAGTGGCCCCATCGCGGGGTGGCCAGCTCGACCCCACGGCGCACGACGCCGTGCGAGGAGAACGCCTCATCGGTCGAGATCTCCCAGCTGACCGGGATCTCCTGGAGCGGATCGCGCAGCCCGCCGAAGCCGTCGAGGGCGGTGGGCTCCGGAGCCAGCCGCGTCCAGAGCACGACACTGGTGGGCCACGGATCACCCGAGGCGACGCCACAGGCGAACGGATCCGACCCGACGCGCGGGTCCGCCGACGCCACCAGCGGCGGAGCCATCGTCATGGCGCCGGCCGCCGCGCCGGCGATCAGCAGGGAACGGCGGGACAGGGACAAGGACATGAGAACCTCCCGGGAGAACGTGATCGCCCGGGACGCTAGAGACGACAGGTGGCGTCCCGATGAACGGTGATCGAGGTTGCCGTGAATCTCCCGGGACGGTCCGCCACCCGCTCGCCCTCACCAGCGCACGCGCAGCCCCGGCTGCAGCAGCGTCAGCACCTTCTCCTGGCCGAACGGCTCCAGCAGCCCCTCGACGCCGCGTCCCAGCTCCGGCACGGCGGCCAGCGGTCCGCGGTGCGGACGCGGTGAGGGGCGCCACACGGGTGCCGAGGCAGGCAGCCCGGCCAGCTCCCGGGCCCGCTCGACGGCGGCCGTACGATCCCCGAAACGGTCGATCAGACCGACCCGCAGTGCATCGGCGCCGCTCCAGATGCGGCCCTGCCCGATCGCGTCGATCTCGTCGTGGTCCCGATGACGCCCCGCGGCCACCTCGTCGACGAACCGGTCGTACACGTCGACGACCATGGCGTGGAGGAAGGCCCGCTCGTCATCGGTCAGCTCGCGGGCGGCGGAGAACATCAGTGCCCGGTCATCACCCAGCCGGTCGATGGCGATGCCGTGGCGCTGCAGCAGGTCACGCAGCACCGGCCGCGCCATGATCACCCCGATCGATCCGGTCAGCGTGAAGGGACTGGCGACGATCTCCCGCGCCCTCGAGGCCACGTAGTAGCCGCCCGACGCGGCGACATCGTCCATCGAGGCCACCACCGGGACCTGCGCGGTGGCGATCTCGCGGCTGATCAGATCGGAGGCCACCGCAGACCCCCCGCCGGAGTTGACCGACAGCACGATCGCCTTCGTCGACCGATCGGCCTTGGCGGTGCGCAGTTGGCCCACGACCGTGTCCGACCCGCAGGTCGGGGCGGAGAACGGGGTGCCCGGACGGCTCGGACCGGAGACGATCATCCCCTCGACCCGCACCACCGCCACCCGGTCCGCGCCGGCCGCGCGGCGGATCAGCCCGACGGTGCGCCGGGACGCCCGGTCGACCGTGGGCAGAACGAACTCCAGGGCACCCATCCGTGCCGCCGGGTCGATCTGCACGATCTCGTCGTCGTACGCCACCCGATCGATCACTCCGGCGGCGGCCGCCTGTTCGGCGGTGACCAGGTCGGCGCTCAGCCAGCCGGCCACCTGATCGAGCGGCAGCCCGCGATCCGCAGCCACCCGGGCCGCCCACTGGTCGCGGACGGTGTCCAGGTAGGCCTGCAGTTGCTCGCGCTCGGCATCGTCCATCGAGTCGTCGGTGAAGGTCGAAGCCGCCGACTTGTAGCGCCCGATCCGTTCGGTCTCGAACCCGACACCGTGTGCTCCGAGGAAGCCGCCGAGATAGGTGCGCTCGGCGGCCGGGCCGGTCAGCAGCACGCTGGCCGACGGGGGAGCGGTGATCTCCCGCGCGGTGCGGGTGAGCAGCAGGGTGCCGGCGCTGATCGTGGGCAGGGATGCGACCACGTGCTTGCGCGCCGCGAGCGTGGCCAACAGTTCGGCGATCGCGTCGAGTGTTGCGGCCCCGACGGTGAGCGTGCCGACGCGCACCAACACGTGGGAGATGTGGTCGGAAGCGCCCAGCCGCTCCACCTTCGTGTGCAGCGCCTCGAACGACTCGGTGCCGGCCAGCAGGCTGCGCAGGTTCAGGGTGGAGTGCTCGGGATAGGCGCCGCGCAGGTCCACCACCGCCCAGTCTGGGCGGGGCTGGGAGCTGGGGCGGGCGGTGTCGCTGATCGTACGGACGGCGGCGGCGAGACGATCGGTGAAGTCAGCCATGCGTCCAGCGTACGAGCGGCCCGGGCGCGACCTGCTGTGGGAGGCGCGCCGATTTGCGCCGGCTCCGGACGGTCGGCTAGAGTTTCTCAACGCCCCGGGGGGAATCCGGGGCAGCGAGTGATGATGGTCGCCCCGGCAGGGGCTGCCGGCATCCATGCGGACGTGGCTCAGCTGGTAGAGCATCACCTTGCCAAGGTGAGGGTCGCGGGTTCGAATCCCGTCGTCCGCTCGGAGCGGATCCCGCCCCCGGGGCGGATCCGTACGGCCTCAGCACGTACGGCCTCCCTCAGGCGAAGATCCTTCGACGGTGGAGTGGCCGAGAGGCGAGGCAACGGACTGCAAATCCGTGCACGCGGG
Encoded proteins:
- a CDS encoding alkaline phosphatase D family protein, with amino-acid sequence MSLSLSRRSLLIAGAAAGAMTMAPPLVASADPRVGSDPFACGVASGDPWPTSVVLWTRLAPEPTALDGFGGLRDPLQEIPVSWEISTDEAFSSHGVVRRGVELATPRWGHSVHAEVDGLEPGREYWYRFRVGNEVSMVGRTKTAPAPDADIASFTSVLATCQNLPAGYFTAFRHIADEQVDLVLHVGDYIYEGGAAGTIGRPHAPLKEIWDLADYRVRFGQYNADPDLILARRSAPFMCVFDDHEVENNWAADRSEIDKEADQDREVWLARRARALQAWYENLPVRKAQRPVGPDVQAYRHLRFGRLADVHMVDTRQYRSFQNDPKTNVTDRWLPGRTMLGAAQEKWLLNGLADRSARWRVMADPVQMAQQDAAAGDAVNVPNDPWDGYAWYRTHLLSQVHDLGVTNFVHMAGNGHWNMASDLLVNFDEADSPVVGADFMATSITSGGDGSEQDATARNRMAASPWLKLANTRRGYQKTVYTKAELRQEIKVLPYVTKPDAPVYTRATAVVRDGVPGISDMIRGTIV
- the sppA gene encoding signal peptide peptidase SppA, with the protein product MADFTDRLAAAVRTISDTARPSSQPRPDWAVVDLRGAYPEHSTLNLRSLLAGTESFEALHTKVERLGASDHISHVLVRVGTLTVGAATLDAIAELLATLAARKHVVASLPTISAGTLLLTRTAREITAPPSASVLLTGPAAERTYLGGFLGAHGVGFETERIGRYKSAASTFTDDSMDDAEREQLQAYLDTVRDQWAARVAADRGLPLDQVAGWLSADLVTAEQAAAAGVIDRVAYDDEIVQIDPAARMGALEFVLPTVDRASRRTVGLIRRAAGADRVAVVRVEGMIVSGPSRPGTPFSAPTCGSDTVVGQLRTAKADRSTKAIVLSVNSGGGSAVASDLISREIATAQVPVVASMDDVAASGGYYVASRAREIVASPFTLTGSIGVIMARPVLRDLLQRHGIAIDRLGDDRALMFSAARELTDDERAFLHAMVVDVYDRFVDEVAAGRHRDHDEIDAIGQGRIWSGADALRVGLIDRFGDRTAAVERARELAGLPASAPVWRPSPRPHRGPLAAVPELGRGVEGLLEPFGQEKVLTLLQPGLRVRW